ACTCGATGCCATGGAAGACGATGAAACCCGGCACCCAAGCATTGCCCGCCGGCCGACTCTGTCGGAACACGCTACCGCTTTCGGCGTTCGCACCCAGTGAGCGCGGTGTTGATGGATCGGGTGTTGTTCACGGTGTATCCTGCGGTCCACCATATCGAACCGAGGAGGGCGGGCCATGAAAGCTGCCATTCTGTACGAGCCGCACCAGCCGCTGGTGATCGAGGAGATTCGCGTGCGCAAGCCGGCGGCGCGCGAGGTGCTGCTGCGCACCGCGGTGGCTGGGCTGTGCCACTCCGACCTGCACTTCATGGAGGGGTTGTACAAGACTCCCCTGCCGGTGGTGCTCGGGCACGAGTCGTCGGCGGTGGTCGAGCAGGTCGGCCCCGAAGTGACCTACGTCGAGCCCGGCGACCGCGTCGTGACCTGCCTGTCGGTGTTCTGCGGCACCTGCGAATACTGCACCACCGGGCGTCCCGCGCTGTGCAATAGCACCGACGTGAAGCTGGACCCGGAGAAGTCGGATCGCCTGCAGTGGGACAAGCCGGGGCGGCCGCACACGTTTGCCAACCTGTCTTCGTTCGCGGAGCAGATGCTGGTGCACGAGAACGCGATCGTGAAGATACGCGACGAGATGCCGCTCGACCGCGCCGCGCTGATCGGCTGCGGGGTGATGACCGGCTTCGGGGCCGCCGTGAACACGGCGGGGGTGCGTCCCGGCGAGACGGTGGCCGTGCTCGGCTGCGGCGGCGTCGGCATGGCGGCGGTCAACGGCGCCTACGTCGCCGGGGCGGGGCGCATCATCGCGGTGGACACCAACCCGGCCAAGCTGCAGGCCGCAAGCAAGCTCGGCGCGACCGACCAGGTCAACCCGGCCGACGGCGACCCGGTGGAGCGGATCAAGGAGCTGACCGGCGGCGGCGTGCACCATGCGATCGAGTGCATCGGCCTGAAGGTGACCGCCGAGCAGTCGTTCGACATGCTCGCGTCCGGCGGCACCGCCACTATTGTCGGCATGGTGCCGTTCGAGGAGAAGATCGAACTGCACGCGGCCACTCTGCTGCGCGAGCGCAAGTTGCAGGGCTCGTCGATGGGCTCCAACCGATTCCGGGTCGACATGCCGCGCCTGGTCGACCTGTACCTGCAGGGCCGCCTGCACCTCGACGACTGGATCTCCCGCCGCATCCGCCTGGATGAGATCAACGAGGGCTTCGCGGCGATGAAGGCCGGCGAAGTAATCCGCTCCATCATCGACTTCCAAGCCGCTTAGTAGCGGCGGCAGGACTTCCAAGGTCCGGCGGTGTTGGACATAGTCAGGTAGCTGATCTATTGTTTGACCATGAATCGGATCAACGTGGCCGAGGCGAAGGCTCGGCTGTCGCACTACCTCGCCAAGGTCGGCGAGGGTGAAACCGTGCTCATCTGTCGCCGGAACGTCCCGATAGCCGAACTGCGTCCGATTCGGACGCCACTGCGTCAGCCGCGTCCCGTGGGGATCGACCGCGGCATGACGATTCCGGACAGCTTCTTTGAACCGCTTCCTGACGATCTGCTCGACGCTTTCGAGGGGAGAGGCAGCACAGGGTGAGACTTCTGGTCGATACCTGCACGTTTCTCTGGCTGGCGGCTGACGACCGCCGGCTGACGCCGCATGCCCGGAGCATGTGCCGCAGCCCCGACAACGACGTGTTTCTGAGCGCGCTGTGCGCGTGGGAGATCGCGATCAAGCACCGCCTTGGATGCTTGCCACTGCCGGAGTCGCCCGTGCGCTACGTGGTGAGCCGGCGCGAGGCGCTCCAGCTCGAGCCGCTGAGTTTCGACGAGTCCTGCGCCGTCCACGAAGGGCTGCTTCCGCCGCATCACCGTGACCCGTTCGACCGCGGGCTCATCGCCCAGGCGATCGTCAACGGCATGACGCTCGTGACCCCGGATCCGGTGATCGCCCACTATCCCGTTCCTATTCTCTGGTAGTGCAACTCGGCGACCTGGAGTCGGCGGCGGTGGACGGTCGTGCCGGGAATCCCGGTACCACGTGGGCCACGGGGCTGGGCGTGTTTGACAGCGGGGGGGCGATGGGTTAGCACTGTTCGCTACGATGTCGGCTGACGTGCACGCGGTCACATCCCTGCGCCGGAGCAGCGCCAGCAGGATCGGCAGGCGGATTCTCAAGCACTGGGAGTACTACCTGCTGGTGCTGGTGCCGATGGCGTACATCGTCATCTTCAAGTACGTGCCGATGGTAGGCGCGCAGATCGCGTTCCGGGACTTCAACGTGATCGACGGCATGTGGGGCAGCCCCTGGGTGGGGTTCCGGGAGTTCGTCCGCTTCTTCGAGTCGCCGAGCTTCTGGCGGTTGATCGAGAACACCTTTTCCATCAGCCTGACCCGGCTGCTGCTGGGCTTCCCGGCGCCGATCATCCTGGCGCTGGCGCTCAACGAGATCAGCCAACGCACCTTCAAGCGGTCGGTGCAGATGGTCACCTACGCGCCGCACTTCATCTCCACGGTAGTGATGGCGTCGATGATCATCCTGTTCCTGAACCCGCGGCTCGGCTTGTTCGGCGTGCTGATGCGCGCATTCGGCATGCAGCCGGTCAACTACCTGGCGGTGGCCAGCCACTTCAAGTTCGTCTATGCCCTGTCCGACATCTGGCAGCACGCCGGCTACGGCGCCATCATCTACATGGCCGCGCTCGCCGCCATCAACCCCGAACTGTACGAGGCTGCCCGCATCGACGGGGCGTCACGCCTGCAGAAGATCATCCACGTGGACATTCCCGGCATCATGCCGGTGATGGTGATCCTGCTGATCCTGGAGTTCGGTGAGATCATGGAGGTCGGGTTCGAGAAGATCTACCTGCTGCAGAACCCCGTCAACATCTCGGCATCGGAGATCATCCAGACCTACGTCTACAAGATCGGCATCATCAACGCCAGCTTCAGCTTCGCCTCCGCGGTGGGGCTGTTCAACTCGGTGATCAACTTCATCCTGCTGGTCGGCGTGAACGCGGCGGCCCGGCGGATATCCAACAACAGCCTATGGTAGGAACGGTCGAGCATGCGGGCCGCGCGCTGCCGCGCCGCGGCGGCCGGATCAGGGAATCGCGCGTCGACCGCGTGTTCCTGACGGTCATCGTCATCTTCCTCACCTTCGTGCTGATCTCGGTGCTGTACCCGCTCATCTTCATCGTCAGCTCGTCGTTCAGCTCCACCAGCGCGGTGATCGCCGGCCGAGTGTGGCTGTTTCCCGTCGAACCCTCGCTGCTCGGCTACGAGGCGGTGTTCGAGCACCGCTCGGTGCTGATCGGCTACGTCAACAGCGCCGTCTACACGTTCTTCGGCACCATCATCAACGTGGTGCTGACGGTGTGCATCGCGTTCCCGCTGTCGCGCTCCGATTTCTTCGGGCGCAACTTCCTGATGATGAGCCTGGTATTCACGATGCTGTTCAGCGGCGGGCTGATTCCGCTCTACCTGGTGGTGCTCAAGCTCGGCCTGATGAACACGCGCTGGGCGATGCTGCTGCCGGAGGCGCTGGTGGTGTGGTTCGTGATCATCGCCCGCACCTACTTCCAGACTTCGATTCCCGACGAGCTGGCGGAGGCGGCCTCCATCGACGGCTGCCGCGACACCTACTTCGTGTGGGCGGTGGTGCTGCCGCTGTCCAAGCCGATCGTCGCGGTGCTGACGCTGATGTACGCGGTCGCGCACTGGAACCGCTACTTCCACGCGTTGATGTTCCTGAGCAGCGAGCGGCTGTATCCGCTGCAGATCGTGCTGCGCAACATTCTCATTCTGAACCAGACCCAGGAAATGGCGGTCGAGGTGAGCGAG
This window of the Spirochaetaceae bacterium genome carries:
- a CDS encoding type II toxin-antitoxin system VapC family toxin → MRLLVDTCTFLWLAADDRRLTPHARSMCRSPDNDVFLSALCAWEIAIKHRLGCLPLPESPVRYVVSRREALQLEPLSFDESCAVHEGLLPPHHRDPFDRGLIAQAIVNGMTLVTPDPVIAHYPVPILW
- a CDS encoding Zn-dependent alcohol dehydrogenase, with the translated sequence MKAAILYEPHQPLVIEEIRVRKPAAREVLLRTAVAGLCHSDLHFMEGLYKTPLPVVLGHESSAVVEQVGPEVTYVEPGDRVVTCLSVFCGTCEYCTTGRPALCNSTDVKLDPEKSDRLQWDKPGRPHTFANLSSFAEQMLVHENAIVKIRDEMPLDRAALIGCGVMTGFGAAVNTAGVRPGETVAVLGCGGVGMAAVNGAYVAGAGRIIAVDTNPAKLQAASKLGATDQVNPADGDPVERIKELTGGGVHHAIECIGLKVTAEQSFDMLASGGTATIVGMVPFEEKIELHAATLLRERKLQGSSMGSNRFRVDMPRLVDLYLQGRLHLDDWISRRIRLDEINEGFAAMKAGEVIRSIIDFQAA
- a CDS encoding carbohydrate ABC transporter permease — translated: MVGTVEHAGRALPRRGGRIRESRVDRVFLTVIVIFLTFVLISVLYPLIFIVSSSFSSTSAVIAGRVWLFPVEPSLLGYEAVFEHRSVLIGYVNSAVYTFFGTIINVVLTVCIAFPLSRSDFFGRNFLMMSLVFTMLFSGGLIPLYLVVLKLGLMNTRWAMLLPEALVVWFVIIARTYFQTSIPDELAEAASIDGCRDTYFVWAVVLPLSKPIVAVLTLMYAVAHWNRYFHALMFLSSERLYPLQIVLRNILILNQTQEMAVEVSEELMRQGLADLMKFSLIVVASAPVLALYPFVQRYFIKGIMIGSLKG
- a CDS encoding ABC transporter permease subunit, with product MSADVHAVTSLRRSSASRIGRRILKHWEYYLLVLVPMAYIVIFKYVPMVGAQIAFRDFNVIDGMWGSPWVGFREFVRFFESPSFWRLIENTFSISLTRLLLGFPAPIILALALNEISQRTFKRSVQMVTYAPHFISTVVMASMIILFLNPRLGLFGVLMRAFGMQPVNYLAVASHFKFVYALSDIWQHAGYGAIIYMAALAAINPELYEAARIDGASRLQKIIHVDIPGIMPVMVILLILEFGEIMEVGFEKIYLLQNPVNISASEIIQTYVYKIGIINASFSFASAVGLFNSVINFILLVGVNAAARRISNNSLW
- a CDS encoding type II toxin-antitoxin system prevent-host-death family antitoxin, with protein sequence MNRINVAEAKARLSHYLAKVGEGETVLICRRNVPIAELRPIRTPLRQPRPVGIDRGMTIPDSFFEPLPDDLLDAFEGRGSTG